TAATAAATATGCTTGGATTCACGTTTAAAGAACTAGTAAGAGTTTTCATTCATAAAGCATTATGCTAGGATCAACAGTTGTGAGTTGAAATAAACTCAATGAAGGTTGAGTAAAATCATTTCCAAGGGTATATTAATTGATATGAATCGAGCGAACCAAGACGTAAGGAAATGCCATCGTCTCTAGCAGCCCATATGCAGGTATTACTTGCACATCGATCTTGAAGCCAGCCTCCGTTGTCTGGCCAAAACACTTCACCAGAAGCCTGCCCATGTTTGCTACTAAAATTACACCAAAATAGTGTAGATTGCCAAACATTTTCACTAAACATCCAGTAATATTTTCCTCCAGGTACGATCACATGCTCACCTAAATC
The DNA window shown above is from Cucurbita pepo subsp. pepo cultivar mu-cu-16 unplaced genomic scaffold, ASM280686v2 Cp4.1_scaffold001096, whole genome shotgun sequence and carries:
- the LOC111786148 gene encoding S-protein homolog 1-like, which codes for MIINSCFAQSDSKYQRPLSPWEVAILNHMKDSTLLAHCKSKNDDLGEHVIVPGGKYYWMFSENVWQSTLFWCNFSSKHGQASGEVFWPDNGGWLQDRCASNTCIWAARDDGISLRL